TCGACTTGCCCCGCTTGCACGAGGAGGTCAGTCAGCTCTAATACAAGGAGGTCGAGTAGCTCCAATGAGGATGACATACTTCCTCCAGTCATCCATTGAGTCCCACCTTCTCACCGCCGGTTGTACAGGCAGAGTATGTGTTCGGCCCGTCAGCACTGTATGCACCTTTGCCATGAGCTGATATTGCGGGACCGTCTTGTAGACAGCCAGACGCCCATTTTGACTCTGCTGCCACCCCATCGATGTCATACATATTGGATGACATTTTCGATGTAGAGGAGGTGGATGCACCCGCCATGCCACCTCATTCTCATCCAGAGTCATCATATGTGTTATCTCCCCATTTGCTTTGCATGGATGTTGATTATGCAGTACCTCTTAGGGGAGATGATTCACATACAAGACGACGATGGACAGGACACGAGATGCAGATGAGCATCCAAGAGAGGGCGGACGTAGACGGCAGCCACCCCAACCCTAGAGACAGCCTCGCTACGACACTAAATAgtctttttcttttgatttcgaGTGTACAACAttgattatgtttattttatttgtatagcattgattatttttatttgatttgtataacatcgttgtattatttatgtataattgggaatgtttattcattttccccaacatgtatatgtgaatgaaagttgtgcaTGACAGTTGTGAATCAAAGTTGTAAATAAACGTTGTGACCATACTGGTATTCCCAATTAAAATtgtttctttgaacaggtgcatagATTTGAACAGGTGCTCTTATGTATTGTTTcccaatatgtatatgtatatgaaagttgtgaatgaaatttgtgaacatactggtattgaTTGTCGAGGATAAATATTCTCTTTTAACGGGTCCATGGATGGATATGGTCATTTTTAAGAGGAGACTCTGTCAAAATTTTTACAATAATTCGACACTTTGAATGTGTGTGAAAGTTGtaaatgaaatttgtgaacatattGATACTGATTGCCCATGAAATTTTTCTCTTTGACCAGGTGCATGTATGGATATGGTCATTTTTAAAAGGAAACTCTGCCGAACTTTTTATAGTAATTCGATACTTTGAATGtggaataaaaaattattaaagatTAATATTTTACAAGTGTTGTCATGACAAAGTAAACTCCATAAGCAATCCTAGAGAGCATTGATCCTAAATTGACAAAAGTGGAGAAAAAATCACATACATGGGAAAACCAAATGGAAAAAACAATGTTCATTTAGTTATATGTCAATCTAATCCATCCACATTTTCCTTCAACAATTATAAGAATGTTTGACCCATCCACCTTCAACGTAACATCAATATTATAGGCAAGAACAGACACGACGTCAACTCAACAAAAAAATATCAGAAAAAGCATAGCTCAGGCACGTATCATCACATTTCACACTTCTTTTGGGGGGGATGAAAATTAGCAGTAATAaggttttattttctttaaaacttgaaaatttttagaaaagaagattgaagaaaatataattttatataatatttatattaatttttcctccagtattaattatattaatgatatattaatatttttttaaatttaaaatttaaatattaatgattgtaaaattaatttgtttcattaatttaacaaattttttattttttacttttcttagAATCAAACATAAAAAGTAATCCCAtttgttgtttgaaaaatataaagaaaataaaaagaaaaggaatccacttttttttatttagttattgacgaaaattaaaaaaaatattgaacaaattaacgaataaattttttcttcatttttatcacATTAAAACACAAATTAAGTGTTCAAAAATCTTAAAAGGATAAAAAGAAAATGGAATATTTAAGATtttttaatttacaaaaaaattgCATGGATAGTAAATCTCATTGTACTGTCTAGTGAAATTTAAATGACCTACCCAATCGTGTTTTGAAGCGTGTCACTCAAATCTCGTTGAACCatctagcgagatttgcttgGAAAAGAAGCTGGTATTGACgcatggcaaatctcgctggatcgTTCAGCGAGATTACATAAGTATCAAAAcgaaaaaaatttctcaaataaactattatttaatattttattataaaataaaattaaaatgaaaaaaaattctaaattgtTGTGTTGAAATCCTTAGGGCAACTCCATTTCTTAAGATATGCAACTTATCTTCATGTTTTATCAATGTATAGACCCATAAAATGCCAATAATATTGTGCCACACGGACACCCAGTCTCGTACGATTCTTCACACCTTGGTTCACATGGCTCTATCCAtccaacttctctctctctctctctctctctctacatgcGCGTCCATGAACACAAAGATTAGATCAGAATGATTAGATATTTAAGTGAGAATCCAAATCTACAATTTTGTTAATTTGAAGGCTAGTTCTTCTTTTCATTACCTATTCAAAGTAAAAATACATCATTTACTTCAAAGTAAAAGCACTAGAGCTGCAGGAACTAATTTTGCATTTCATTTGAATTACATAGTCCACAGCATAGGCTTCATGGAATAGCTACCCTTTGGAATAGCAATATAGTGTTGTTTGGAGCTAATAGAGTCAAGGGTGTAAATAAGCCAACTTACTTCCAAGCTCCTTAAACTCACTCATCCACTAACTTCACTCAACTAAATTCTATTTAAATTCAAGTCTAGCTCAAATTAGTTAAGAGTTTAGTAATAATATTTGAGCTTCGAGCTTAATCAACcttctaattttattttacataatatatattttataaatatatttaatattatatgcaTATTAATTTAAAATCATGTCGAGCTTCAACTTTATGAACTTGCAGCCGAATCCAATTTGAGTTTTAACACTTTCAAAATCAATTGAGTTCCAGTAAAGTTTTGAGCCCAACATTTTTTAGTCCACTTGACTCGACTCGTATATAGACCTACATAGAGTCCCAAAGCTTGAATTAAAATTCATTCAAATTTGGACAAAACCAACGCAACTTTACCTTGAGCTCTATCAAAttccacataaattcaaattcaaatcccaACCTCCATGTTTCCAAACACTATTGTTTTTCAAATTCCACAAGCCAGAGATTgctcttcatttttcttgatgTTGATAGGGAGCTGGAGAAACTGGAGAAGTTGGTGACCAAACTAACAGAGAAGAAAACTACAGGGTATAAACCTTGCAATGTATCAGCTTTGGTAATAAAGATACTCTATTCCTCTGTTCCTCGTGTGGACACGCGAGCTGTTTCAATGTCGACGGAACTAATTTCTAAAACAGCAGAATGCAAGGCATACCCCATAACTTACACGGAAACCAGATATGAAGAAGCACCACCTCTCTTTGTTTAGGCTTTTGATGCAGATTGCAGCGTCTTGGGCTCTTCTCCAGAACATATTGGAGGTGATGTAATGTAGACTGCAGCGACTTTTCACCTATAGCAATTCAAGTGGATTATCACGCGTAAAGAGCAATAGGGCCCTTATTGATCTGACAAATGCAGATGGCAACTGCAAGAGCAACTAACTATGGGTCCAAGTAAATTATCTCTGCCCGTACAGACGCTCGCCGGAATCGCAGCAACTCTTTCACCAACTCCCATCTTCCATCATTAGACGCAGGCCTAACAGTCAGTTTCTCGAGCACAGGTGATTTTGCAAGAAGAAAATTTATGAAATCCATTAGAGGTCTACAAACAGAAATCCCAACTATTTTCACAAGCCGCAGTTGGTCAAATGAGCAATCCCAGTGGTCATCCTCTGCCCAAAAGTTGGCAGATATTTCACTGAGAACTCCTTCATCTGCAGATTCTGCGCGAGCCTACACACAGTTTCAAAAATAAACATCTCCAAAATTCTCCAACACAGAACCCATATTGATGCATTTTAGAAGTACAAATCCCAATTTGGCAAAAAAAAGTTAATGTATGGTACTGATCAACAGAACATTTGAGTCTACGATTCACAATGTTCAAAAAATTAAGACAATCGCTGGAGTTCAGGAACTTACCAACATCTCTAGCTCCTGTAGATTTGGAGAACTTCTGAAGAGGCAAAGGGCTGTCATATTCTCTCTCCAATTGTTGAAGTCTACGCGTAAAGAAAGATAATTTAGATAAAGGCATGGACTAGGAAGCCTTCTTGGCACATCGCCTGCAGCTAAATACTGAGGGagaaaaaagagaaacaaaacctcgtaaataaacatattaattgaaTGACACGATTCAACTTCCCTTAAAATTTGAATTGTTGGGTCTTACACTGAATAATACTGTCACAGAAATTCATTGGATAATATCAAGAAATCACCAACATCAATGAAGACCCCTCTGCCcaacccaaaaagaaaaaaaagaagggcAGTCTGAATGAAATTTTCAAATGCTTTCATTTAAACAAGCCTTTTCCCCCCCTTTTTTAAGAGGGACAGTGGGCTCATTTTAatgctattttaaaaaataaattcatttcaACTCACTTGTATAACTCAATAGATACATTCAATCTTTTCCATGGGGTGTATTAAAATCCCATTAGTGCTAATAGTAAAACTGTTAACCTTCAAAAAATGACTCTGCACCTCAAGCCTTTGAATACCAGGAATGTGACTAAAAAACCTGACCAAATTGTTCGAGTTGCTGCACCTGGGGCTCTGTTCATTCTCATCATCCAAGTAAATAACCTCCTCATACAAACCAATGGAAATTATAGTCAGAAGGTGTGTATTCTTGAAACTGACGTCTTCAAAAACACCTCCAATATCAAAGAATTGGAGATTTGGAGCATGAATGTTAAGATGTGTGAAACCATCAAAGTTCATCAATGTTAATCTCTCAAGCAGAGGACAGCCAGAAATAAGATTTTGGAAAACATCTTGGTCCAAGGTAACATGCTGAAGATCAAGGCTTTTCAAACTTCTGAATCCTCCAAATACCGAAGGAGGTCGTAGCCAACAATTAAATACCTCTAAATGAATCAAGTTTTGGCAAGAGTATAAACAAGAAGGCATCTTATAGCGGGGACCCTTCCAAATTTCAAGTATGAATTCTTTAATGGAGTTCCTTGATAGATAAAGAATCCATCTGTCTATGTCAGTAATTGCTAAAAGATCTCTATGAGAGAGCTTGAACTTGCTTATTGGGCCCGTGTGCAATAAAAGAACATGATCAACAATGTTCACAAGATTATTCTTTAAGAGTGCTTGATCTTGGGAAGATACCGAGAGACACTGATTATCAAAAACAACGTCTGGAAGCGTAACCCATTTGTACCTCCACTTGCTAGACAAGACACTCATCCTGACAGCTTCCCTAATTGGCAACTGCGACAAAATTTTGTCTATAACATGCCCAGGTAAGTTGCTGATTCTGTCTTGCTCCTGATCCATTTTGCCAGGGTACTTGGGCGGTTCTCTTTGCTTCTGAAAAGTTCAAGGATTACAAAGAATTAcaataataaagaagaagaagaagaagaaaaagaagaagaattcaCAAGGTATAAGGTTATGCACGCAAGTTTATCAAACATGCACTCACCCTATGTTTCAATGGATTACATTTTTatgtaaaacaaaatgaaaatgctTGAGCATTAAATACTTCATCGATCATAGGGGTGAGAATAATATTTGGGGATGTTGCTCCTTAATTGTTTATTGTAGGTGTATCACAAGAACGAAATTTATGACTGACAACCCATATTACATAACAATGTTAATTTTTTATGTCCACAGATTGAAATACAAAAACAACCATTATGTAACTGAAGAAGTAAATTAATATAATCTTGCCTTCAAGGAACCAAGTGGGTaagggagaaagttagagaaattaaaAAATCAGGATTTgaactttggtacattggaaaagaaaaacataagaatgggcaATTGTGGATCCAAAATTATATAGTGAGGGCCAAGGCTCATGCATAatgcattaattttttttagaaaatttaatttttacaaTTATTCAGTTATAATCATAAACTAACACATTATAAATTTAGAAGAAATGGTGTGTTTAATATGACAAGAATAATGTTTTAGGTTCACCTCAAATTAGGGCTCACAATACAAAATTTTGCAAAATTTTCACAACATGTTGAAAGAAATCTAGAAATCTAGAAATCTTGTGTCAAATAAGGATCTTAAccataaaaatatgaaattatggaaaaaataaaaatttaggcTTCACCTCAAATTAAGGCtcgtacactggaaaagaaaagcATAAGAATGGGCAATTGTGGATCCAAGACCTACAATTAGTGGGGGCCAAGGCTCATGCAATCatgcattaatttttttttttttataagatttAAGTTTTTACAATTATTCATTCATAAGCATAAACTAACACATAATCAATTTCAGTGTTTTAAAAAGCTCAATGAGGCTCCCCTCAAGGCAAGACATGCAAAAAACACCTTGaagctcaatctaaaataccaaattccaaaaaggctaacgcattacatgctgaggcttacgcatttttacaaaaaaaaaatgcctttTGCACCTTTTCAATCGAAGCTTACACATtttgtgattttatttttatattatatttgtgattttattaatttttactttatattaaatatatatataatttattaacatatttttatttttatttttaaatctcaaaaggcttacgcatcaacgccttaaggcttatgcctcacCTCTTGAGTGTTAAAACGCCTCACCTtatgccttcaccttttaaaacattgatcaATTTAGAAGAAATGGTGTGTTTAATATGACAAGAATAACATTTTAGGTTCACTTCAAATTAGGGCTCACAATACTCTAAAAAATTTTGCAAAATTTTCAGGACATACTAGAAGAAATCTAGGAATCTTgtgtcaaaaataaaaatttaggatTCACCTCAAATTAAGGCTCGTAACAAAACAACGCAAGTTGAACTAGCCCCTAAAATCTTGTTCATTAGGACTTAGGCCCCATGTTGAGCAAATGCAATCTCAAAAAAGTTTGTTGGTCAAAGCCTATTACATGTATATTATATAGGATTTTTTTGTAAATTGAGCAAGGGCTATGGCCCACACTCACTTGAATATAGATTTGCCCATGAGAATGGGGTAGGAATCATTGTACACAAAGACATAAAAACTAAGTGTTAGATGTTAAAAAGTAGGGGATATATTAGCATAGATGTAAATAATCTTGTAAAGCACCATAATGCAGCACTGTAACCGTAGGAACCTTTTTTCTGTTATTCTCTCCAATTATGTAACAAACTGTGATTCCATTTTACTTGTATAAAAACATGAGAAATATCAATGAAAATACAGAGAACATTTCAGCCAAATAGGTttttgatatggtatcagagcattccAGACCTCAGTCTCAAAAACGGCTGACACCTCTGCTGCAAATGTCTCATCCCCTGCACCTTCCTTCTTGCATGTCGTAACCAGCAAGCCCATTACCGAAAACTTTCCCCTCTGGAAAGGTCAGGTCAGTGCCTATCTCCGTGGCCAAGACTTATACCAATATGTCAATGGCACCCTCCCTTCTCCTCCTCAATTTATCCCTAACCAACCCACTGTTAACCCTAGTACTCTGCCTGGATGAAGACAGACCAGCTGTTGCTGAGCATTCTGTTTTCTTCCATATCAGAATCAGTCCTGCACCATGTTCTCTCATCTACAACTTCACATGAACTTTGGAGCTCTCTTGACTCCCTTTTTACCTCTAAATCCCAAGCCCAACAATTCCAAGTTCGTTTTCAATTAGCTAACCATGCTCGAGGTGAGCTCTCCATCACAGATTTCTTTTCCAAGGTACGAGCACTAGCCGATATCTTAGCCTCAACTGGAAGTCCTCTTCCTGACCAGGACTTTGTCACATACTTGCTCACCAGGCTTGGTCCCCCATATGAATCCTTCGTGACCTCCATTACCACGACCATGTCCCCCGATGAACCTTCGGTGAATGTCACAACAACCAGAGGTCATGACCAACGTGGTTGAGGCTACTCAAGAGGAGGCAAATCTGGCAGAAATGGCAATACCAGAGGACACTCAAACTCCTATAACATAGGAGGTCGCAGTGGCAGCTACCCCAATCCACCCTCGTATACCTACCCTCCACCCCCAAACACTCGCCCAACCTGTCAAGTGTGTGGTAAGCCTGGCCATGTAGCACAACAATGTCAGCACCGTTTAAACCATTCCTACCAATATGAGGCTCCTCCATCCTTTTCAGCCAATTTCACAAACACCTATCAACCATCCCCTACCTACCCAGACACCACCTAGTACCCTGACTCAGCCGCAACCTACCACATCACAAACAACCTTGATAACCTCAATCTCTCCTCCCAAACCTATACCGACGGTGATCATGTTCGAGCAGGCTATGGGACTGCACTATCCATCCAAAATATCGGTGACTCTAAcatttctctcttcttcttcttcatttacTCTAAATAAATTGCTCCATGTTCCTCCAATCACTAAAATCATGTCTCCGTTTGTAAATTCTGCTCTGATAATAATTGTTTCTTTGAATTTCACTCCTCTTTTTTCTCTGTGAAGGACACTATGACAAGGAAACTCCTCAACAGTCCCAGCATTAACGATCTCTACGTTTTTCCACCTGCGCCGGCGCTCTCTTCTTCCCCTTCCACGCGCGTCGGCGAAAAGGCCTCCACTGCTCAATGGCATCGTCATTTAGGTCACTCCTCTCTTTAGCTTGTGTCTCATATTTTGCATCAACACAGTTTGATCTCTGGTCACACAGACCATTCTTATGTCTGCTCAGATTGCCCCTTGGCCAAAAGTCACCAACAACCCTTTTTCTCAAATTGGGCCCAAACCTCCAAGCCACTTGAACTCACATGTGCTGATGTTTGGGGCCCAACACCGTATTTTTCTAGAAATGGTTTTCAATTTTACTTATCTCTTGTTGATCAATATACTCGGTTCTATTGGTTTTTCCCTATCAAACTTAAATCTGATGTTTTTCATGTTTTCACTAATTTCTTACCCTATGTTGAATGTCTATTCAATTCCaaattaatttctattcaaacgGATGGTGGTGGCGAATTCAGGTCACTCACTCCCTTTTGCCAAAAACTTGGCATCACACATCAATTAACATGCCCACATACCCATGAACAAAATGGACTTGTGGAACACAAGCATAGACATATTGTTGAAACCAGACTTGCCTTAATGGCATATGCAAAATTACCATACAAATATTGGGCCAATGCTTTTGAAACCGTCGTTTACCTCATAAATCGTCTTCCCTCTCTACTTTAAACAATAAATCTCCCTAATTCCGGACTACAAATTTCTCAAAGTGTTTGGGTGAGAATGTTGGCCTAATCTTCGGGCTTATAATAATCACAAAATGCATTTTAGATCCAAATCTTGTCTATTGCTGGGCTACAGCCCATCACATAAAGGCTATAAATGTTTGGACCTCTCCTCAAATAGACTTTATGTCTCCAAGGATGTCTTATTCAATGAGGCCTCTTTTCCGCATGCACAACTCTCGGCCCAACCCACTTTACCTCCTACTCAATCATCCGACGCTCTCCTTCCTCTCATTACTCCCTCTATTTTGGGCCCAGGCCCAAACCTCTCAACCTCATTCAATCAGGCCCCTTCCCCCTCCAACCCATCACCCATCTTACCCACTCCTACGTCTTCTCCCTTGAATCAATCCCCAAATCCAACAACTAACACTAATCTCATTCCTCCAAATCGCACTTCACACCCCAATCTCATTCCTCCAAGGTCTCCTATCATCACCAGAGCCCATACCCACTCGTCTCGTCCCCGTATTCTCACCGATGGTACAGTTCCTTATCCTGCTCGACACTGTCTCACCACTAAAACCACCTTTACTGAAACCCCTCTAAGCTACTCTGCGGCTTCCAAGCTTCCAGAATGGTGCTCTACCATGAATGACGAGTACAATGCTCTCATTCAAAACCGCACTTGGACCTTGGTTCCTTCTAACCCCTCTTGTAATATCCTTTGTTGCAGGTGGATTTATCAGAAAAAATATAACTCAGATGGCTCGATTCAACGGCAAAAAGCACACCTGGTCACTAAGGGATACCATCAAAGAGAAATGGTCAATTATCATGACACCTTCAGTCCCGTTATTAAAGCTCCCACCATCCGATTGATCTTATCGCTTGCTGTAGCTCAAAGATGGTCCATGCGCCAAATCGACGTTCAAAACGCTTTTCTTCACAGCAATTTGAACGATACTATTTATATGCACCAACCTCAAGGCTTTATTGATCCCCCCTGCATCCTCAATATGTGTGCAAATTGGAGAAGGCATTGTTAGGGCTCAAACAGGCCCCACGAGCGTGGTTTGCTCAGTTGAGCTCATGGCTCCTTGGGTATGGTTTCATTGCTTCCAAAGTTGATCCATCATTATTCATTCTTGCTCATGGTGATATCAAAATCTATTTGCAAATTTACGTAGACGATATTGTTATCACTTCATCACATGACACTGCTATTGATTCCTTAATTGCTGCCTTAAGTCAAGCGTTTCTTGTTTAGGACCTAGGCCAGTTGTCTTATTTTCTAGGTTTGGAGATAAATTATCTAAAAGATGGTGTTTTGCTCGCTCAACGGAAATACATTAAGTACTTGCTACATCATAGCAAAATGTTGAATGCCAAAACCATGTCCTTGCCCATGGCAGCCTCTTTAAAACTGTCATCCTTTGATTCTCCTTCTTTTGATGATCCAACTCTTTTTAGAAGCACTGTTGGAGCACTTCAATACTTGTCCCACACTCGGCCAGACATTACTTTTTTAGtgaataaattatgtcaattcATGCATGATCCCAAAGTATGCCATTGGAGTGCTGTAAAAAGAATTTTGAGGTACCTGAGGGAAACTATTAATCATGGTATCTTGTTTCCTTTCAAAACCTCCTTGACCCTTCAAACCTATTCTGATGTCGATTGGGCTGGATGCCCTGATGACAGAAAATCAACTGGTGGATATTGCATTTTTCTTGGCAACCATTTGATTTCATGGAGTTCCAAAAAGCAGAAAACAGTTGCTAGATCGAGCACAGAAGTCGAGTACAACTCCATTTCCACTGCTGCAGCTGAGACAATCTGGTTACAAATAGTACTGCGTGAGCTACAGATTTCTCTCTCACATGCTCCAACCTTACGGTGTGACAACATTGGAGCAACCTACCTTGCAGCCAACCCAGTTTACCACTCTTAGACAAAACACATGGACATCAACTTTCATTTTGTCCATGACTAAGTGGAACCAAAATCATTGACAGTTTCATTTCTCAGCTCAAGGGACCAAATTGCGGATATTTTCACCAAGACTTTggtctttgaaaaattctttcatTTTCGGTTGAGTCTCAATGTTCTTGACACACTATTGGACTCGAGGGGGCGTATTAGCATAGATGCAAATAATACTTGTAAAGCACCATAATGCAGCACTGTAACTGTAGGAACCTTTTTTTCTGTTATTCTCTCCAATTATGTAACAAACTTTGATTCCATTTTACTTGTATAAATACATGAGAAATATCAATGAAAATACAGAGAACATTTCAGCCAAATAGGTTTTTGATAGGATAGAATCGTAAAAATTAAGATGGTCTTAGGTcaaaaagataataaatatcatcaGTATTTATGCTCCTCAAATAGGTTTAGCAGAAACCTTAAAagataattttagaaaaatatggaTGATATTATACAAGGGGGATACTAGGTATCGAGAAAATGTTCATAGGATTTTATTAGAATGGACACAATAAAAAGCACAAAAAAGTTTACAACAGGATGCATGGACAATGTGGatagaagacaaaaaaaaaagagtcCGATGATATGATTTTAGACTTCAACATGTCATATGATCTTATTACAATGAATGCATGCTTTAAGAAAAGAGAGCACTTAATCACGTTAAAgaatggacaaaataaaagttaaaatagatttcttcttaactagaaggataaatcatttatcatgtaaagATTCTAAAATTATCCTAGACAAAAGTTCAACCATGCAAGAgtggtgttcaatatagatattaaaaatggaagagaaaaggGTAACAATAATCAATTCTCAGTGGTGGAATCTAAAGCGAGAATTATAAtcaaatttaaagataaaattatcaaagaggATGATTGCACAAGTAGTCAAACACGCTAGGCGCACCGAGGCGGAAAGGGCACTAGACCCTACACGCAAGGCACAAGTCCAAGGTGCATACCTTACAAAGATGAGGCACACATTTATTAAAATTGTCTGCAAAATTGCCTATGTAATAAATTCTTGATTGAAAATGCATTAACactattatttgaatttaaaatataaaaaatactcAATACAAGAGCATAAATGATTAATTTAACACAAATTCTCAATAATATGCAGTAGTCATGCCAAAAGTTCCAGAAAATAGAAGTAGAAATAAACAACAGGAaaccaaaacaaacaaaactagataaataaataaacaaaaaacaaaaaacaaaaactaagGATAACAA
The sequence above is a segment of the Malania oleifera isolate guangnan ecotype guangnan chromosome 8, ASM2987363v1, whole genome shotgun sequence genome. Coding sequences within it:
- the LOC131162335 gene encoding F-box/FBD/LRR-repeat protein At1g13570-like, whose protein sequence is MDRSNMKQREPPKYPGKMDQEQDRISNLPGHVIDKILSQLPIREAVRMSVLSSKWRYKWVTLPDVVFDNQCLSVSSQDQALLKNNLVNIVDHVLLLHTGPISKFKLSHRDLLAITDIDRWILYLSRNSIKEFILEIWKGPRYKMPSCLYSCQNLIHLEVFNCWLRPPSVFGGFRSLKSLDLQHVTLDQDVFQNLISGCPLLERLTLMNFDGFTHLNIHAPNLQFFDIGGVFEDVSFKNTHLLTIISIGLYEEVIYLDDENEQSPRCSNSNNLVRFFSHIPGIQRLEVQSHFLKYLAAGDVPRRLPSPCLYLNYLSLRVDFNNWRENMTALCLFRSSPNLQELEMLARAESADEGVLSEISANFWAEDDHWDCSFDQLRLVKIVGISVCRPLMDFINFLLAKSPVLEKLTVRPASNDGRWELVKELLRFRRASVRAEIIYLDP